Below is a window of Plutella xylostella chromosome 15, ilPluXylo3.1, whole genome shotgun sequence DNA.
TCACAGAAAGCTCCAGAACAATGACTCATAGTCTAGGAGTAGCAAAATACCCTAAAGTAGACAAGAACTGGGAAGCTGACCCGGCCACTCAATGCATCTTAGTGATCTCAATCCAAGGCAGAGAGGACCACAACACTTTGGATAATGCATTTTATCTATGATTTGAGATCAttgaggttttttttattacatgaAATTACTGATGAATATTAGGTGTGTACCCTTagttattacataaataattggCTATGTAATAGAATGTGAGTGTGCATAGTGGGGTTGTAGGAGGGCATCAATTATTTTTAGGGTAGGTACTCAGTAATTacgataattttttttgccGAGCAAATAATGCTAACCGTGTTACGGGGTTCGCAACATCACGTCAACCGCCGAGATTACGCCATTATAAAACCTCTGTGTAAATATCGCAGATCGTTGATTATGTTCAGTCTCCAATAAAATGTCATGAGGATGTTTCCCGTACACGCCTTGTAATTTCAACGAAACGTGGCCATTGGTGATATTTAGCCATGTTACATCGAATGGATGTGTAAAATGAATCGTCTTTTGAAGTAGAAAAGGGTAGCTAGCTAACGTAATGGAGGCGAATTAAATATGGAAAGAATGGTTACCTATCAATCAATTGATCCTCAGTCCCTGGCAAGGGATGAACCACAAAATGCATTGAAGACATTTCCATGCATAAATTGTCCGTGCTTCAAACTGATTTTATACGAATCACTGTTACATCGAATACAAATCACTATGATTGCACAAACAAAGAAACACCATGATTTATCCACTTCCAACCACCATATTTCTTGCAATTTTTCACTAATCTTTTCTCGTTCTCAAATACATGTGAGTCGGTGTATGAcggaaaaagaaagaaaatatcaACATGGCTTCTCCGCCCGAAATGTTGGTACACCTGTCAGAAAAGCTGCGTTCAAGATTTATTTTAAGGATGTATTCAGTGTATCGCGATTAGttcttttatgttttaatatgaTGTCgtactacaaaattaaaattataaatcggAGCCGATACACTCATTTTATACTCTTAGACGGTTTCACACCGCTGCACATGCATCACGCTGAACGTTGTTAAGAATATTAACtgctattataaaaaaacacgcacagtCTAACACACAAATCGCATCTACGTTTATGCCCGCTGGGAGCGTGAGATGAGAACTGCCTAGAACTAGTACTGCGGAATTTCTCGTGGCGATGGCGCGCTCGGCTTCCTAGATAATGCCTACATGTACACTCTCTCCATTCGACTCACACTGACACAGTCACTATTCTAAACATACAGATTATTCGAGTAATAATGAACTCAAAGAACGGACCCTAGAATTTGTCAAATAACTGTCATTTTTTCAGTTTGTCAAAAAAGtgtcaaagaaaaatattgtGAAAAATGGCGGCCAAGTCAAAGAAGCGGCTGTcgaaaatagaaaataagcTATTAAAATTAGACAAGTTACAGTTAAATGATGTTATTTGTTCCATTTGCCAATCGATCCTCATAGAACCAGTTACATTACCATGTTATCACGATTTCTGTCACGGTTGCTTTAACGGCAGTGTTGAAAATAATGCTTTGTGTTGCCCACTGTGTCGCCTGCGAATAGGTTCTTGGCTCAGGACCACagcaaaacaaaacaaccTGGTAAATACACAACTATGGGAGTTCATCAAATCAAAGTTCCCGCATGAAATCAGTGTAAAACTCAAAGGAGACGACATCAATATCCCTGAAGGTAGCGTACGCCATACATTGAATATCGAGACAGCTGTTTAACTAAACATAGTCGTAGTAGTATTTGCATACTTACCACTCTTTATTTACAGATAAGCCGGCCCTTCGTTTGAGTGCACCAGGGGAAATAAGACTAGAATATGAAGCTGAACTGAAAAGATTAAGGGAAGAGCGTGTACAAATTGAACAAAAACATCAAAAAGAAACAGAACAGTTAGTAAAGTAAGTTATCATTTTCCTTGTTTACCTACAGTTAGATAGCCCCTTGGGtcattgtgtttttttaaatatcagcTTTAGCTATAATTTTTGTATACtttttttacagaaaaatacagactgaagaagaagaagcgcacaaaaaatatttagaacGAATAGAAGGGGATGAGAGACTTGCCAAGCAGATCCAGCTGAACACCTCACAAGAAATCAGTTCATCCAGCACAAGTACTAGGAAGCAGAACACTAGGATAGCTGCCATCAAGTCTAGAAtcaaaaccaacaaaattgAAAACTATTTGTGTAAAAGAAGTCCTCCCATTGCTAAAGAGTAAGTATCTTCACTGTTATTTGTTAGAaacaatgtaattttatgtgtaatatttcaaactggtaaatatgtatacaacTATGGAAGccaaaagtgaaaaaaaacattattttattttcttcctAAAATTCCAGGTCTTGATGAAGAAATCATGTCTGCAATTTAAtctataatgtatttatttcatatgTTACAGAAGCCCTAAAGTACAAGATGACAATACAAGCACAGATAGCTCAACTCCCAAGTCTGCCCCGGACAAGTCACAGGCATCTGCTTCCCCTGAGGTGGCACCCAGCTATACTAAATACCTCAAAAATATCATAGAtaagaaatttaaaaatgactcAGGAGTATGGAATAAAGAGAATGGTGATACTACTCCTAAAGTGATCTCAAATGATGTAAGTAAAACTATCTATTgtaattgttttttgttatgaGATTAAactaacatattatatttatctttcTTTATCCTAAAAGCATTGTAAAGTTCCAGCACCAATTAACACCAATTAAAACCCTCTTAAACTCCAGGAAGAACCATCAAAACCCAAAGTGGAGGAGGAGGAGCCTAAGTGTAAGACAGTGAAGCCCACAAAGACCATCCACTCGCTGCCGGTGTCGCTGCCGTATACGGGCATCCTGCAGCACAAGCGAAACCTGCTGGAGCGCAAGGACACCGGCAGCGCAGACTCCATGCGCCAGGAGCTCTGCTACTTCAAGCCCATCGAAGGAACTACACCAACCaggtagttttatttttctcatGGTTGTTAATAGTTATCTTCTGATCCTGTTAGTGTTGGTAAGTcactgtggtgaaaggattggccagtcagataaGCATTAGTTGCTGACTGCCCATGTTATAGTTATTGAAAAGGGCCCGGCAACCAGTGCACATTTGCGACCCAGTTAATTATGCAAATGCGAatgtaagttaaaaaaaatagataagcAGCATAAAAGCTGTGTTAGCATTAGCGACATTGCTGAGCGTATTTACCTATtgatttcaaattaaatttactaaTACTAATTAGTGAGCTTGAGTGAGTTTTTCTCGTTTTGTGTCACCTTTGACCACCCCTCATGCAAGTGACATCATCATCCACCTCTTTGCATTGACTGCTGGACATGAGCCTCCCAAGAATCGCCACAACACCAAAAAGTTCCCCTTTGTCTTAAATTTTGAAGTTCATAACATTTGTGCATGCAACATATTATTCAAATTGTAAATTATGCTGCAAGAAGTATGACATGACTGTACAGTCATGACACTTATGTGCCTTTTCGATTGCCGTTTTATCATTTGACCAAGCctaaaaattttatttaccatACCAATACCATATTGCCATACCTACATTACCCATTACCATATTAATAGCGATGATTGTACACACTAAAGAACATCATAAACTGCTGGTTTTTCTAAATAGTTGATCATCCGTATTCCAGCTACAAGGCGGGGTGCGGGCTGCCGCTGCgcgtggcggcgcggcgccccctggcggcggtggcgggcgAGCCGCTCCCGGCGCCGGCGCGAGGGCAGCTGCTGGCGGAGCTGTGTCGCCTGCGCAGCCTGTCGCTGGCCGCGCGCCTGCCCTCCGCCTTCGTGCTCGCCATAGAGGTGCTCCGGGTGTCCACTGAGGTATGACTGAGTTGGGGTCTAGCGTCAATAGTAATAAGTATCTGATTAGTGCAGAGGCAGcgttgtacagtcagctgcataagtagctgtacacttttgtaccttgtcatctcacaaactgccttttgaaacattgacggtttgttatgtagtcaatttgacaaggtacaaaagtgtataagaacttatgcagctgaccgtacatggCGTATCTTCGTGCGTTTGTTTACTCACTACATAAATCATGAAAGAACTCGCACAACATTCTCCTTTTATGAGGATTCCAGGGTATCGCCTACTGTCGCTCCTATGTGCATTGTGTATGGATGTTAGAGCTATCCAAGTTTGTGATTTACCCCATGAAATAAATTGATTAGACCTAATATCTTTTACAGGGCCATCCAATTAAACTACCTCCGCGTACCAAGGCGAGTGTGAAGAAGTACTCTCCGTCGAGCCCggtgtgcgcgagcccgagccccagcccccccgcgcccccgccgccgcccctcGACGGCATCGCCAAGCTCCACAGCGACTCCACGCTGCGCCGCACGCGCTCCATGGGCAGCATACCCAAGTCAGTCAACGAAACCACGCCCAAGAAGTCCAAAATCAAAAACAGAAAAGTCTCATCCGAAAGGAAACGCTACCTACGAAGCGACTCGAAGAAATTCAATGCGACCCTCTCCCTAACGAGCCCGCCGCTCGTCCCCGACCCCGTCAACAACAACAAGATAAGCTTAGTTATGAAGAAATTGTCTAGTCCATTAGAGAAGTGCGACGTGAAGTTGATCCTGGAGGAGCAGCTGCGCATCGAGCGGCTCATCGAGCAGGAGAAGCAGGACCTGGCGCTGGCGCGGCGCGTGGACGCCGAGCTCAACGGCCGCCAgctgcgccgcgccgccggcaagcgccccgcgcccctcgcGCACCCGCTGCGCGCCAACAAGAAACTCAAAGTGTAGACCCTGCCCCGACCCGTGTGTACATCTAGTTAGTCCACAGGAACCTCAGTATTTATTCGTAACTAGAGGGTTAGTTTAgattgacgaaaaacgaatgaAAAAAGCTGTAGTGCAAGTGGTACATTAAATGAatcaagatagagtcgtggttagcgcagcagcTCTCCGAATTTGGTATATTTGTCAGctaaagtaaccctcctggCACTTATGTCATGTTGTACTCATAAATGTGTTGAATGTTCCCTTTATATGTAAATGGTACCTCCATGTGTCTGTATGTAATGTACTGTCGATCTCGTTTCGCAATGTCTGGTCACACTACAGTAATGTTACTTCTGTGGACATTTTCCGCTTGGAAATAATGTGTAGTTTTTGTAAGGTGTcgtaattttatgtttgtattgttAATTTGTTACCTGtcctaaatacctactgtTAAATAGAGCTGTGAAAAATTATTCTTTCTTAAATTAatgttacaataataataattactctGATAAATAATCGTCAGATGCCATAAAAATTGTAGGAGTTACGTTTAAATTAACTCGTAGTTAAAACTTCATTGGAAAGACTAAATAACCATGTAAACGTTCTCAGTAAGatatttataggtaagtaggtacttcaaagATTAAACGCATGTAATGCTATAAACTTTTAGAGTTATACCTACCAATAAAAACAATGTAGCGTGTctataaaataagtttgtgGTCATATCTATTACCATCTTATCTCTTTTATGTACATTTAATTGAAAGCATCTAATAGCTGCTAATTATGaccataaattaatgttttgcTGTGATATACCTCAAGCACTGTCCCCTTCACCCTTTggatatacctattttatattttttcttcatcATTGTAATAAATTCGGTGCTTGTGGTGaatatgataattttattatcagctatgtataattattacgtATATGATTGTTCAGTAAGGACTACCTTATGATTTGTAAACTTagaagtttaaaatatttcattttccctgtaaataaacaaaatttcaatttcataCTTTGTTTAAGCTGTCCCATAAGAGCTTGATACCCACTTGTTTCATTAATCTTGTGGTGGAATGGAAAATAGAGCACAAAACAACAGTTAatacatagttatttatttatttgtagaaTCATTAATCATACCACCATCATGAAAATTGAATAGGTACGAAGACGGTCATGCCACAAAGTCCAGCAACTCGGCTACTCGCCATctgcgaaaaaatatttttttttattaacatggGAAATCTTGCGGACACACTCCTTATACAGAATTATGAGCAGTTGAGCACAGCACCATGATAAAATTTTTTTCGCTGCTGCTACTTATTATGGAGACCTGTCaaggatgttttttttatccaaGGATGACCGACCAGTCATTGGGACCAAACTACCTACAAATATTCATAGTACTGCTTCAAAAGTGATCTTGTTTTGTTATCAAGTACCTAGGTAAAATTCTTGAATACATATAAAGGTTGATCAGCAATTATTTCAGATAACAAAGAAATGTAAAGATATACCTCAGTATCCCACATCATTGCTGCACTGCTTTTTGCTTCTTGTCGGTTTTCAGTCGACAATAAATTTCTGATGCATAAACTCCGGTCTATGAATCTGTGTGATATTTCGAGAGATGTAGTGTTAATACACAAGACtttatattaaaacaaattcataaaactgcagaatttatataaaaaaaacatcagcaCATTACCACAAGCCATCCTTCAGTAGTTACATTCAAGAATGACACATCAGCCAACACTATACCTGCAACAGTGCCACTACTGCCACTCTCAACGGCTAGAGAACAGAAAACTTACACATTATTTCCActcacataaaaaaataaaaatgttataatCAAAATGAATTCTTACTTCTCAGCCCAACCATTACTTGCACCCTGGCTTCAattttgtcatttttattCCAATCATAATGGATAGCACCCATTTTGTTCAAATCTTGCTTCTTCATATTATTAACACACATGAAAAATCCTTCAAGATCTCACAATAATCATTTATCACATTCCTAGTCTTATTTTACTTAGTATATTCCTAAGTTTACGTAAATACTTTTGCATATTAACATTCCATCAGAATCATTGttatttaactaaaatataaaatcacaCAGACTTTCATAGTCAAAGAAAACATCCATCTCTGTAATACATACACTTTTATTTGATAAGTTTCCTCAACACATCACCATCATAAAGAACACACATTTATGTGAAAACTTAAAGTCAGATTACATCTAGAACATTACAGCCCTCTCAATGCAAAGACATTCAACAATGCTCCTTTTATCTAGCTCATGCCTTTTCTGAACATAATAATCTAACTTCATGACAGCATATAGTCCCAATCAGTccatctataaaatttataaactatCCCTTAAAAGTAACATACACATAGTAAAGACCACTATTAATATTTAGAGATGATAAGTGACATAAAATGAACTAGAAATCTAGTTTTGCACATGTCAGCGAGGAACATGAGCGGGTCTCACCTGCGACTCATGTCTGCGGCTTGCTGTTCCAGCTGCTGCTGGGCCCACTGGACCCTCCACCACCTCCATTACTTCCCCAGTTCTGCCCATTGGACCAACTTCCTTGGTTGTTCCAGTTGCCCTTTCCACCTCCCCAGTTAGGGTTGCTGCCTCCCTGGTTCCATGACTGTGGGGGTCCATTCTGGTTCCAGTTTGGATTTCCATTCCAGTTTTTTCCACTGTTTCCCTGAGGTCCCCCTTGCCAATTGCTAGGGCCACTGTTGTTGGGGCCACCGAGGAATCCTCCCCAGCCAGCTTGATTGAGGGCAGCAGCAACTAGACTTATTGGCAAATTGAAATTACTTGGTGGTCCACCATTAGGGTTAATCCCTAAGTTCTGCATATTTAATGTGTCAATGTTTCCGCTGCTGGCACCTCCATTGCTGTTGGAGGCCCCCGACGGTCCACTTCGACTGCTGTCCCAGTTGGTTGGTGGTCCATAAGAGTCACTCTTCCAATTCTGATTGCCCTTGGGTTTAATTTTAGGTGCAGCACTGGACACTGATACTGATGCTCCCTTGATCACATGGTCTTCACCACACAAGCTCTGAGCTACTTCTGGATCCAGAAATGTTACAAATCCAAAAGCTCTGAATGGACGTGGTACAAACACATCAGTTACTTCACCaaactttgaaaaatattctCGAAGGTCATCTGCAGTCATATCTTCAGTACATCTGCCAACAAATACTTTACAAGGCATTTGCGGAACAACACCTTCCTTTGAATTAGGGATCCTCACATCCACCCAGCGGCCGTCAATGTTGTGTCTCTGTGCAAGTGCTCTCATCTGAGAAGCATATGTAGCAAAACGGATGAAGCCAAATCCTTTGAAGGTTCCATTTTTATCTCTTTTCAGTTGAACCATAACCACCTCTCCAAACTGTTCAAAGTACTGTTTGATTGTTTCTTCAGTTGCCTTCCACGGTAGTCCGAGGCATATCAGGTCTGAGCAAATTAGTTTCTTCTCGAGCCG
It encodes the following:
- the LOC105389694 gene encoding uncharacterized protein LOC105389694, whose translation is MAAKSKKRLSKIENKLLKLDKLQLNDVICSICQSILIEPVTLPCYHDFCHGCFNGSVENNALCCPLCRLRIGSWLRTTAKQNNLVNTQLWEFIKSKFPHEISVKLKGDDINIPEDKPALRLSAPGEIRLEYEAELKRLREERVQIEQKHQKETEQLVKKIQTEEEEAHKKYLERIEGDERLAKQIQLNTSQEISSSSTSTRKQNTRIAAIKSRIKTNKIENYLCKRSPPIAKESPKVQDDNTSTDSSTPKSAPDKSQASASPEVAPSYTKYLKNIIDKKFKNDSGVWNKENGDTTPKVISNDEEPSKPKVEEEEPKCKTVKPTKTIHSLPVSLPYTGILQHKRNLLERKDTGSADSMRQELCYFKPIEGTTPTSYKAGCGLPLRVAARRPLAAVAGEPLPAPARGQLLAELCRLRSLSLAARLPSAFVLAIEVLRVSTEGHPIKLPPRTKASVKKYSPSSPVCASPSPSPPAPPPPPLDGIAKLHSDSTLRRTRSMGSIPKSVNETTPKKSKIKNRKVSSERKRYLRSDSKKFNATLSLTSPPLVPDPVNNNKISLVMKKLSSPLEKCDVKLILEEQLRIERLIEQEKQDLALARRVDAELNGRQLRRAAGKRPAPLAHPLRANKKLKV
- the LOC105398113 gene encoding TAR DNA-binding protein 43, giving the protein MSNNKSDMFNDELFDYIRVSEDEDDNNAVEIPCELDGTLLLSTLVAQFPGACGLKYRHPESKSVRGIRLSDGKLHPPSEAGWGKLLYICVFPKENKRKMEDVSPENSAAKTKRLEKKLICSDLICLGLPWKATEETIKQYFEQFGEVVMVQLKRDKNGTFKGFGFIRFATYASQMRALAQRHNIDGRWVDVRIPNSKEGVVPQMPCKVFVGRCTEDMTADDLREYFSKFGEVTDVFVPRPFRAFGFVTFLDPEVAQSLCGEDHVIKGASVSVSSAAPKIKPKGNQNWKSDSYGPPTNWDSSRSGPSGASNSNGGASSGNIDTLNMQNLGINPNGGPPSNFNLPISLVAAALNQAGWGGFLGGPNNSGPSNWQGGPQGNSGKNWNGNPNWNQNGPPQSWNQGGSNPNWGGGKGNWNNQGSWSNGQNWGSNGGGGGSSGPSSSWNSKPQT